Sequence from the uncultured Flavobacterium sp. genome:
TAAATTAATATTCTCGAAGATAAATTCTACTTTATTTCCTTCTGAAATTTTAGTTACAAAAGAATGGTTTGAACTTGTTGGAATCAAAGTCGAAATATCAAATTTAGACAAATCAATCATGTCTTTTACTACAATATTTTGAGCAGAATAAGTTCCTGTATTTTCAAAACGAATCATATAATGGACGTACTCGCCTATTAAACTTGGCGTGATTACTTCTCCTTCTAAACATGTTTTGTCATTTGGATCAAAAGAACCAACAACAGTTTGATTTAACGTAAATGTGTTATCATTTGGAGTTTCGTCATTATCTTGCAATGAAATTGATGCTGTAAGATTTAAAATATCTCCGATATTTACCGCAGGAGTTTCCGTTGGTCCATTTAAATTTAAAGTGAAGAAGATTTCGCGTATTTCAAAAGGCTGCAAATTGGTAAAATTCCAAGTTAAACTATTAGTGTTTTGAGTTGAAGCAATTGGATTAGCTGTAACTAAATTTAATATTGCTCCATTGAATTTAACATTTACCGCCCCTGATTGAGTGTTATTACCTTTGTTTTTATAAACTATTTTATATTTTGCATCAAAGCCTGGCCTTGCTCCTTGAATAGGTAAAAGCGAAACTTCCAGATCAGGATGAACACCATTTGCTGTAACACAAAAGTCTTGAATAAATGGACTTGCTTGTGTTGGAAAGGTAATATCTATCGTTGTTGGGGAAATATTAAAATAGGTAGGATTTTCTAAGATTGGGATTATAGTGTGCGTGCCTTCCTTAACGCCAATAGCAAATGATTTGTTTTGATTTGTACTAATTTGTTCTTTTTTATCTTTACTATTAATCAGATAATTAATTCCTTTTGTAAAATAATCATCAGTATCGCAGCCATTTTTTTCATTGTCAAATTTTGTGTTTCCCTGTATAACAAAAAAATCTCCTCCAGGATTAGAAGTGCAATATGTATTTATTTCATAAGGTCTTATTTGTGCCTTTGATAGCATTTCTTTTACGTCTTCAATACGATTGTCGTCTACACAAACATAATTTAAATAATAAGAGTATTGCAAAAACTCTAAATTGGTTTTAAATCCGTTTTTCATATTTATAATTGAAGAAGAACAAGCTAGACTTTTTAATTTAGTCAACGGACTAACATCAAGTGAATAAATAGCACAAGTTAACGTATTTAGTTCTTCTAAATTTTTCGCATTAGCAGTTTCTAAAGACTTTATCTGAGTTCCTGCGCAGTTTAAATAATTTAGATTTATTGAATGACTGATATCTAGCTCCGTTAATTGATTGTTTGCGCAATCTAAATATTTCAGAAAAACAGAATTAGTTAAATCTAAAACAAATATATTATCATAACTACAAATTAACTTTTCTAAATAAATTAAGTTCTTTATATCTAAAACCTGCAACTCATTATTATGACTACAATCGATATATTTTAATTTTGATAAATTGGTTACATCCAGATGATCTAAATTATTACTAGTACAATCTAAATATTCTAAATTTATAAAATTTGATATACCATTTAAATCTCTTAAAAATACATGATCAACTAAATTTAAATAACTAATATTTTTCGCTTCATCAATTTGAATTTGCTGGTCATGATTAACATCTATAGTACAATACTCTCCTGATAAGTTTTTTGCAATCATATTTTGAGGAGTTGCACTTAATAACATCTCTTTAAATTCTGTATTTGGCATATTAGCAATCTGTGCTTTTGAAGTCGAAAAAAAACATAAAGCAAGAATCAAAAAGTAGATTTTCTTCATATAATGAAATTTTTAAGTAAAAATAACTTTTTAAGATTATAACACAACTTTATTTGTTAAATTTTCTTAAAATCAAAAGTATAGCGCAAAAAAAAGTCCCACATTTCTGTGGGACTTTCTATTTAGAGGAAACTAACAATTATTTTTTCTCAGTTTTTTCCATTTTAGCTTTTAATGCAGCTAATACATCATTGTTATCTCCTAAAGTTGCAGCTGGTGCATTTGTAGATGATGCAGATGAAGTATTTTCAGTTGCAGCTTTCACGTTTTTCTCTTCTTCTTCACGGAAGATAGCAGTGTGAGAAGCAACTACTCTTTTGAATTCTTTGTTAAATTCGATTACTTTGAAATCAGCAGTATCACCTTTTTTCAATTTCTTTCCGTCTTCTTTTTCAAGGTGACGAGTAGGAATGAAAGCAACGATATCATCTCCGAATTCTACAGTAGCTCCTTTGTCAACGATTTCAGAAATTTCACCATTGTGGATAGTTCCTACAGCGAAAGAATCTTCGTATTGATCCCAAGGATTAGCAGTAGTTTGTTTGTGACCTAAAGATAATTTACGTCCTTCAACATCTAATTCTAATACAACTACATCAAGTTTCTCACCAACATTTACAAATTCAGATGGGTGTTTGATTTTCTTAGTCCAAGAAAGGTCAGAAATGTAGATTAATCCATCAATTCCTTCTTCTAATTCTACGAAAATACCAAAGTTTGTAAAGTTTCTAACGATACCTGTATGTTTAGAACCTACTGGGTATTTAGAAGTGATGTCAGTCCATGGATCTTGAGTCAATTGTTTGATACCTAATGACATTTTACGGTCATCTCTATCTAAAGTTAAGATAACAGCTTCAACAACATCTCCAACTTTTACGAAATCCTGAGCAGAACGTAAATGAGTTGACCATGACATTTCAGAAACGTGGATTAAACCTTCAACACCTTCAGCAACTTCGATAAATGCACCGTAATCAGCGATTACAACTACTTTACCTTTTACTTTATCACCAATAGTTAAATTAGCATCTAAAGCATCCCATGGGTGAGCGTTTAATTGTTTCAATCCTAATTGAATTCTTGTTTTCTCATCATCGAAATCAAGGATTACAACGTTTAATTTTTGGTCTAATTCAAGAACTTCACTTGGGTGGTTGATTCTACTCCAAGAAAGGTCAGTAATGTGAATTAATCCGTCAACACCACCTAAGTCAATGAACACACCATAAGAAGTAATGTTTTTAACAACACCTTCTAATACTTGTCCTTTTTGTAATTGACCGATGATTTCTTTTTTCTGTACTTCGATATCAGCTTCAATAAGCGCTTTATGAGATACAACAACGTTTTTGAATTCGTGGTTAATTTTTACCACTTTGAATTCCATCATTTTGTTTACATATACATCGTAGTCTCTAATTGGCTTAACGTCAATTTGAGATCCAGGTAAGAAAGCTTCAATTCCAAAAACGTCAACGATCATACCACCTTTAGTTCTGCATTTTACAAAACCATTAACGATTTCTCCTGTTTCGTTTGCAGAAATAACTCTATCCCATGATTTAATAGTACGTGCTTTTCTGTGAGATAATACTAATTGACCTGTTTTGTCCTCACGGATGTCGATTAATACTTCTACTTTGTCACCTACTTTTAAGTTTGGGTTGTAACGGAACTCGTTTAAAGAAATAACACCTTCAGATTTAGCATTGATATCAACGATAACGTCTCTATCTGTAATTCTAACAACAACTCCTTCAACTACTTCTTCTTGATCTGTAGCGATGAAAGTTTTAGATACTAGTTCTTCAAACTCTTGTAAGTTTTTCTCATCAACTGCATCAATTCCTTCTTGGAAGTTATGCCAGTTAAAATTTGCTAAAAACTCTTCTTGTGATTTTAATTGTTCAGACATGCTGATAAAAAATTTGTATTCTGTTTTTCTTGAGTTTCTTAAAGCGATAGAAAAAACAGAAGTTGTTTTACATAAATAGTTGATCCCTAATGGAAACTCTTCTCTGCTAAAAGGTTTGCAAAATTAATACATTTTTTTGTAATAGCAAAACAATTCTAAATGATTATCAGTCATTTGTTCAGAAGCAGATCTTGTAAGACTTTTTAATAACTTTAGTCCCGCTTTCACCTATATCTTTTTCTGTCCGCTGTCGCCAACAAAAAAAGGATACCGGCTCTATCGGGGCTAGATTAGATCTTTATGTTTTTTAAGCACATATTGCGACAAATTCAAAAGGTTTTATCCCGAAGCTTCGGGACTGTTGGGGTTGCTATTCACTGCTATCTTTGTCAAAGTTTTTAAACTTTGACAAAGATTTACAACCTAAAAAACTTCCCCAGGTTCTACAACAAACCCGACAGGTTTTTAAAACCTGTCGGGTTTAGTATATCAATATAACTAATCTAAAACTAACTCAAACAACTTCGGATTTTCAAATTTACTTTCGTCTAATTGACCGTCTTTATCATAAAATTTCCAAGGAGAATTAGCGAAAAAATATACTTTGTTTTTGATTAAAGTAGCCAAAGCTGGCTCGTCAAAAACTTTCCTATTATTATCCAAAACTGTAAAATCAACTATTTTAGTTTGAGATTCATTCAGTTTATAACGTACAATTCTTATTGGCACTACTCCATTCTGAATTGCAATTAATGAATTATTATAAAAAACCAATCCGTCAATTCCTTTTTTAGAAGCATTATCCGGAAATTCCAGCCAATTTTCTTTTTTACTTTTTATATCAATAGACAGGATTCCTTTTAAATAATCTGCAATAAATATTTTAGATTCATTTGCATTTAATGTAATTCCTTGCAAGTTAAAAGCTTCTTTTCGAAGATCTTTCCATAAAACCAAGCTTTCATTTTCAATCTTATAGATTATCGCTTCGGCACTATCTGAAATGTAAACATCATTATTTTTAGTTATTACAAGATCTCCAAAAACATGATTTCCTTCAATTACATAACGTTTTACAAGCTTTCTTGTGTTTATATCAATTTTCAGAATCTCGCTTTTTCCTTCCATTTCCTTCGAAAAACCTTTCATTTCAGGAATTGCCGAACAAGCTATCCATAAATACTTCTCTTTATAATCTGCTTTTATTGCAAATACCGAATATGAACAATCTATGAACCAATCAGAACAATTGCCTTTTTCATCAAAGGAAACTACTTTTTTATTCCGAATACTTGACGATAACCAAAGTTTATGTTTCTCTAAATAAAGCAAACCTTCAGGATGCAAATCTTTTTCGGAAAGGCTAAATTTCTCTTTTGAGTTTTCGATTGTTTTAGATTGAGAAACTTTCAGTTCTAATAAATCCTTAAAGCCTTTTTCGTTTTTAATTCCATCAAAATCCGAATCACCTTCAAAATCTATGGTGTTATTTGCGAGAACAACAGTTTTTAGAACCCGTAAAGACTCTTCTTTTTTACCATTTAAAGAATATGCCGAAGCTAGATTATAAGCAAAAGTAGGATGCATTGGACGAATACTATCTAATTGCTTTGCTAATTTCAAAAACAAAACATAGTCTTTGCTTTTATAAGCTTCTACACTTTGATT
This genomic interval carries:
- a CDS encoding T9SS type A sorting domain-containing protein; its protein translation is MKKIYFLILALCFFSTSKAQIANMPNTEFKEMLLSATPQNMIAKNLSGEYCTIDVNHDQQIQIDEAKNISYLNLVDHVFLRDLNGISNFINLEYLDCTSNNLDHLDVTNLSKLKYIDCSHNNELQVLDIKNLIYLEKLICSYDNIFVLDLTNSVFLKYLDCANNQLTELDISHSINLNYLNCAGTQIKSLETANAKNLEELNTLTCAIYSLDVSPLTKLKSLACSSSIINMKNGFKTNLEFLQYSYYLNYVCVDDNRIEDVKEMLSKAQIRPYEINTYCTSNPGGDFFVIQGNTKFDNEKNGCDTDDYFTKGINYLINSKDKKEQISTNQNKSFAIGVKEGTHTIIPILENPTYFNISPTTIDITFPTQASPFIQDFCVTANGVHPDLEVSLLPIQGARPGFDAKYKIVYKNKGNNTQSGAVNVKFNGAILNLVTANPIASTQNTNSLTWNFTNLQPFEIREIFFTLNLNGPTETPAVNIGDILNLTASISLQDNDETPNDNTFTLNQTVVGSFDPNDKTCLEGEVITPSLIGEYVHYMIRFENTGTYSAQNIVVKDMIDLSKFDISTLIPTSSNHSFVTKISEGNKVEFIFENINLPFDDANNDGYIAFKIKTKPTLVVGDTFTNDANIYFDYNFPILTNKAISTFKSLGTQDFEFSSYFKLYPIPASNVLNIAATQAIEIDSYEIYNILEQLVIAIPNAKSVSNIDVSKLRTGNYFIKVKSDKGSSSIKFIKL
- the rpsA gene encoding 30S ribosomal protein S1, coding for MSEQLKSQEEFLANFNWHNFQEGIDAVDEKNLQEFEELVSKTFIATDQEEVVEGVVVRITDRDVIVDINAKSEGVISLNEFRYNPNLKVGDKVEVLIDIREDKTGQLVLSHRKARTIKSWDRVISANETGEIVNGFVKCRTKGGMIVDVFGIEAFLPGSQIDVKPIRDYDVYVNKMMEFKVVKINHEFKNVVVSHKALIEADIEVQKKEIIGQLQKGQVLEGVVKNITSYGVFIDLGGVDGLIHITDLSWSRINHPSEVLELDQKLNVVILDFDDEKTRIQLGLKQLNAHPWDALDANLTIGDKVKGKVVVIADYGAFIEVAEGVEGLIHVSEMSWSTHLRSAQDFVKVGDVVEAVILTLDRDDRKMSLGIKQLTQDPWTDITSKYPVGSKHTGIVRNFTNFGIFVELEEGIDGLIYISDLSWTKKIKHPSEFVNVGEKLDVVVLELDVEGRKLSLGHKQTTANPWDQYEDSFAVGTIHNGEISEIVDKGATVEFGDDIVAFIPTRHLEKEDGKKLKKGDTADFKVIEFNKEFKRVVASHTAIFREEEEKNVKAATENTSSASSTNAPAATLGDNNDVLAALKAKMEKTEKK